The following proteins are co-located in the Nocardia bhagyanarayanae genome:
- a CDS encoding enoyl-CoA hydratase/isomerase family protein → MSDVLIEKRDGLGLITLNRPKAINALNHPMALAITDALRAWAEDDEVRTVVVTGAGERGLCAGGDIVAIHADAKTGAAGADSPTGVFWRDEYILNALIGRYSKPYVVVMDGIVMGGGVGLSGHGSHRIVTERSKVGMPEVGIGFVPDVGGTYLLARTPGEIGTHVALTTARMSAGDAIAAGFADYYVPSDDIPALLDALRTATADAAIAEFAKPAPESELLGQRDWIDACYSADTVEEIVARLQAHDAPEASKAASDLLAKSPVALKVTLRSLRAARELPSLEAVLNEEYRVSIASLGSHDLVEGIRAQVVDKDRNPQWRPATLAEVTDAQVAAYFAELGDKELGLATAEAEQ, encoded by the coding sequence ATGAGTGACGTACTCATCGAGAAGCGCGACGGCCTGGGGCTGATCACGCTGAACCGGCCCAAGGCCATCAACGCGCTGAATCACCCGATGGCGCTTGCCATCACGGATGCCCTGCGAGCGTGGGCCGAGGACGACGAGGTCCGCACCGTCGTGGTGACCGGCGCGGGTGAGCGCGGGCTGTGCGCGGGCGGCGACATCGTCGCGATCCATGCCGATGCGAAAACCGGTGCGGCGGGCGCTGATTCGCCGACCGGCGTGTTCTGGCGCGACGAGTACATCCTCAACGCGCTGATCGGTCGCTACTCGAAGCCCTACGTGGTGGTGATGGACGGTATCGTGATGGGCGGCGGGGTAGGCCTTTCCGGTCACGGCAGCCACCGCATCGTCACCGAGCGGTCCAAGGTCGGCATGCCCGAGGTCGGCATCGGCTTCGTCCCCGATGTCGGTGGCACCTACCTGCTCGCGCGCACACCGGGCGAGATCGGCACGCACGTCGCGCTGACCACCGCGCGGATGAGCGCGGGTGACGCCATCGCGGCCGGATTCGCCGACTACTACGTGCCTTCCGACGACATCCCGGCGCTGCTCGACGCGCTGCGCACCGCGACCGCCGACGCCGCCATCGCCGAGTTCGCCAAGCCCGCACCGGAATCCGAACTCCTGGGGCAGCGGGACTGGATCGACGCCTGCTACAGCGCGGACACCGTCGAGGAGATCGTGGCGCGGCTGCAAGCTCACGACGCGCCGGAGGCGAGCAAGGCGGCTTCCGACCTGCTCGCCAAATCGCCTGTCGCGCTGAAGGTCACGCTGCGCTCGTTGCGCGCGGCGCGCGAGCTGCCGAGCCTGGAGGCGGTGCTGAACGAGGAGTACCGCGTCTCCATCGCCTCGCTCGGGTCGCACGACCTGGTCGAGGGCATTCGCGCGCAGGTCGTCGACAAGGACCGCAACCCGCAGTGGCGACCGGCGACCCTCGCCGAGGTCACCGACGCGCAGGTGGCGGCGTACTTCGCCGAATTGGGCGACAAGGAACTGGGTTTGGCGACAGCGGAGGCGGAGCAGTGA
- the mmsB gene encoding 3-hydroxyisobutyrate dehydrogenase gives MRGGGRATGGQIGFLGLGHMGAPMAANLVRAGYDVLAFDPVPAAQEQARKDGATVVETAVAAATDRDVVITMLPNGKLVLDVYADLLPAANPGTLFIDCSTIDVADAKEAAARTVAAGHRALDAPVSGGVAGAAAGTLTFMVGGAAADFADALPVLEVMGGKVVHCGDAGVGQAAKICNNMLLGISMIGLSEALVLGEKLGLSHQSFFDVVSTASGQSWALTSYCPVPGPVPTSPANNDYQPGFATALMTKDLGLAANALRANGIDGQLGALAAEIYTRFNQTDAGKDFSAIVTDIRNRSEQEVTE, from the coding sequence ATGAGGGGCGGTGGCCGGGCGACGGGTGGGCAGATCGGTTTCCTCGGCCTCGGCCACATGGGCGCGCCCATGGCGGCCAATCTGGTCCGCGCGGGTTACGACGTGCTCGCGTTCGACCCGGTGCCGGCGGCGCAGGAGCAGGCACGCAAGGACGGCGCGACCGTCGTCGAGACGGCCGTCGCGGCCGCGACGGACCGCGACGTGGTGATCACCATGCTGCCCAACGGCAAGCTGGTGCTCGACGTCTACGCCGACCTGCTGCCCGCCGCGAACCCGGGCACCCTGTTCATCGACTGCTCCACCATCGACGTGGCCGATGCCAAGGAGGCCGCGGCGCGGACCGTCGCGGCCGGGCACCGCGCGCTCGACGCACCCGTCTCCGGCGGTGTCGCGGGCGCGGCGGCGGGCACCCTGACCTTCATGGTCGGCGGCGCGGCGGCCGATTTCGCCGACGCGCTCCCGGTGCTGGAGGTGATGGGCGGCAAGGTGGTGCACTGCGGCGACGCGGGCGTCGGCCAGGCCGCCAAGATCTGCAACAACATGCTGCTCGGTATCTCGATGATCGGCCTGTCCGAGGCGCTGGTGCTCGGCGAGAAACTGGGCCTGAGTCACCAGTCGTTCTTCGACGTGGTCTCCACCGCCTCGGGCCAGAGCTGGGCGCTGACCAGCTACTGCCCGGTGCCCGGCCCGGTCCCGACCAGCCCGGCGAACAACGACTACCAGCCGGGATTCGCCACCGCGCTGATGACGAAGGACCTCGGCCTCGCCGCGAACGCCTTGCGCGCCAACGGCATCGACGGGCAGCTCGGCGCGCTCGCCGCGGAGATCTACACCCGGTTCAACCAGACGGACGCGGGCAAGGACTTCTCGGCTATCGTCACCGATATCCGTAACCGATCCGAGCAAGAGGTGACCGAGTGA
- a CDS encoding enoyl-CoA hydratase, giving the protein MSDFETILLERKGRVGWITLNRPKALNALNAQVLDDVIAALDELEHDDEIGAVVITGSERAFAAGADIKEMQPKSYMDMFMDDFFARWDRLANFRKPTIAAVAGYALGGGCELAMICDILIAADTAKFGQPEIKLGVIPGIGGSQRLTRAIGKAKAMDLVLTGRNMDVEEAERAGLVSRIVPAAELLDTALEVAETIAGMSLPVAMIAKESVNRSFETTLAEGLRFERRVFHSLFAIEDQKEGMTAFVEKRPAKFNNR; this is encoded by the coding sequence GTGAGCGACTTCGAGACGATTCTGCTGGAGCGCAAGGGCCGGGTCGGCTGGATCACGCTGAACCGTCCGAAGGCGCTCAACGCGCTGAACGCGCAGGTCCTCGATGACGTGATCGCCGCGCTGGACGAGCTCGAGCACGACGACGAGATCGGCGCCGTGGTCATCACCGGCTCGGAGCGGGCCTTCGCGGCGGGCGCCGACATCAAGGAGATGCAGCCCAAGTCGTACATGGACATGTTCATGGACGATTTCTTCGCCCGGTGGGACCGGCTGGCGAACTTCCGCAAGCCCACCATCGCGGCGGTCGCCGGTTACGCGCTCGGCGGCGGCTGTGAGCTGGCGATGATCTGCGACATCTTGATCGCCGCCGATACAGCCAAGTTCGGGCAGCCGGAGATCAAGCTCGGCGTCATCCCCGGCATCGGCGGCTCGCAGCGCCTGACCAGGGCGATCGGCAAGGCCAAGGCCATGGATCTGGTGCTGACCGGCCGCAACATGGACGTCGAGGAGGCCGAGCGCGCCGGACTCGTCTCGCGCATCGTGCCCGCCGCCGAGCTGCTCGACACCGCGCTCGAGGTGGCCGAGACCATCGCGGGCATGTCGCTGCCGGTCGCCATGATCGCGAAGGAGTCGGTGAACCGCTCCTTCGAGACCACCCTCGCCGAGGGTTTGCGTTTCGAGCGCCGCGTGTTCCACTCGCTGTTCGCGATCGAGGACCAGAAGGAAGGCATGACCGCCTTCGTCGAGAAGCGTCCGGCGAAGTTCAACAACCGCTGA